One Plasmodium cynomolgi strain B DNA, chromosome 12, whole genome shotgun sequence genomic region harbors:
- a CDS encoding 3',5'-cyclic-nucleotide phosphodiesterase: MEEENENSEGRAMKGVIKNKYYISPQFSDPKKEAEYNALRIHNIKEYICIHLTVSLFIVLVECFAFSASKKKGSKVIIDRLLKRGLQGNMLEHLTKKDASVMEHFVVVFSLLNCMMHVVVLIKVFFTPAKNSYSKSLFVGYIIINQVFQFLSLYFFTKQNEENKADATRFTFYNSNFSLYIHFFVDSVFLLCLPTLNFLSTLLFLIGYLSVNAALMALIKFATAKVEVELYFMYILTALLVMFTILRYLTEERNRILLHAIKDIVCSNYKKVGDFKSTCDKENESIAVDITKDDNYDKMGENYKFLFSEKSFFFNDFTINACYKDYYSVSYFLKRLLIGCGANKNKEMKKRTNEEKKNFQNVKKHLNESDILTIAYETDVLKNVKKINSDEIGRNWDYSFIDSEHGKSTLVILQVGYHLISPYMENNEKKKKLQLFLLLINNMYFPNPYHNANHGATVCHLSKCLAHMTDFDKSLNNTYMICYLIASIAHDVGHPGKTNAYLSETNHILSIRYNDMSILENYHCSITFSILQLIGHDFLINNEDTKLVEKNNYTNLRKFIIELIISTDMKLHFEYVDIFKKRKRSENFDIGDRDAINLGTINIKVADIGHTCLKWRDHAKWTMLVSEEFFSQKKVEELHRKNKSMGGYQCTPRGNEQSIDEAMVFNYENIYINYINNINNVNNYDFSYIKLNFIHHHDFVKSIPSTQVYFFEIIVTPLIQELQSMEKGKKEITQKVLHNLNVNLKTWRLIEKNINLFYNTDKMRVTDYYKNLEKKKMLRGIISLLDIGEEDVISLTKNYSQEEGNAQQEEEEKKEKKG; encoded by the exons atggaggaagaaaatgaaaatagcGAGGGAAGGGCAATGAAGGGCGTGATAAAGAACAA GTATTATATCTCCCCCCAATTTTCGGACCCAAAGAAAGAAGCCGAATACAACGCCCTGAGGATACACAACATAAAAGAATACATCTGCATCCACCTAACGGTGTCGCTATTCATTGTCTTAGTAGAATGCTTCGCCTTTTCtgcaagtaaaaaaaaaggatctaAAGTGATCATCGATAGGCTCCTGAAAAGGGGCCTCCAAGGGAATATGCTAGAAC ACCTAACCAAAAAGGACGCGTCAGTTATGGAACACTTTGTGGTtgtcttctcccttttgaatTGTATGATGCACGTGGTTGTGCTGATAAAGGTTTTCTTTACCCCGGCCAAAAACTCCTATTCGAAAAGTTTGTTTGTCGGATATATCATAATT AACCAAGTGTTTCAATTCTTGTCTCTCTACTTCTTTACgaaacaaaatgaggagaataAGGCCGATGCCACCCGCTTCACCTTTTACAACAGCAACTTCAGTTTGTATATTCACTTCTTTGTAGATTCAGTGTTTCTTCTGTGTCTGCCCACACTCAA CTTCCTCTCGACGCTGCTATTTCTAATCGGCTACCTAAGCGTGAACGCGGCGCTAATGGCCCTGATTAAGTTTGCCACGGCCAAAGTAGAGGTTGAACTCTACTTCATGTACATACTAACCGCGCTGCTGGTTatgttcaccattttgagaTATTTGACGGAAGAAAGAAATCGAATTTTGCTGCACGCAATTAAGGACATAGTTTGCAgtaattacaaaaaagtggGAGACTTCAAATCCACGTGCGACAAGGAAAATGAATCCATCGCTGTGGATATAACGAAGGATGATAACTACGACAAGATGGGAGAGaattacaaatttttattttccgaaaaaagctttttctttaacgATTTTACCATAAATGCGTGTTACAAGGACTACTACTCAGtgtcctattttttaaagcgaTTATTAATTGGCTGTGGTGCtaataaaaacaaagaaatgaaaaaaaggacaaatgaggaaaaaaaaaatttccaaaatgtgaaaaaacaCCTGAACGAGTCAGACATTTTAACCATAGCTTACGAAACagacgttttaaaaaatgttaaaaaaataaattcagaCGAAATAGGAAGAAACTGGGATTATTCCTTTATCGATTCAGAACATGGCAAATCGACGCTCGTCATTTTACAAGTGGGTTACCATTTGATTAGTCCATACATGGaaaacaatgaaaaaaaaaaaaaattacaattattTCTCTTGTTAATTAACAATATGTATTTTCCCAATCCATATCACAACGCGAATCATGGTGCAACGGTTTGCCACCTTTCAAAATGTCTTGCACACATGACCGATTTTGACAAGAGCTTAAATAACACCTACATGATTTGCTACTTAATTGCATCCATAGCACATGACGTGGGTCACCCCGGGAAAACAAACGCCTACCTGTCAGAAACGAATCATATTTTATCAATTAGATATAACGATATGAGCATTTTGGAAAACTACCACTGCAGTATTACCTTTTCTATTTTGCAACTCATTGGGCACgactttttaataaataatgaagaCACCAAATTGGTAGAGAAAAACAATTACACCAATTTGAGGAAGTTTATTATCGAGTTAATAATTTCGACGGACATGAAATTGCACTTTGAGTATGTAGACATTTTTAAGAAGCGAAAGCGGAGTGAGAATTTTGACATTGGCGATAGGGATGCCATTAATTTGGGTACTATCAACATTAAGGTGGCTGACATTGGGCACACGTGCTTGAAGTGGCGCGACCACGCCAAGTGGACTATGCTCGTCAGCGAGGAGTTTTTTTCGCAGAAGAAGGTCGAGGAGCTCCACCGGAAGAACAAGAGCATGG GCGGATACCAGTGCACCCCCCGGGGGAACGAGCAGTCCATCGACGAAGCCATGGTTTtcaattatgaaaatatctACATCAACTACATCAATAACATCAACAACGTTAACAATTACGACTTTAGCTACATCAAActaaattttattcaccaCCACGATTTTGTGAAGAGCATACCGAGCACGCAAGTAtacttttttgaaattattgTTACGCCATTAATTCAAGAATTACAATCCatggagaaggggaaaaaggagataaCGCAAAAGGTGCTTCACAATTTAAATGTGAACCTAAAGACATGGAGATTAAtcgagaaaaatattaacctCTTTTACAACACGGACAAAATGAGAGTCAcagattattataaaaatttagaaaaaaaaaaaatgctaagggGAATTATTAGCCTCCTAGACATCGGTGAAGAGGATGTCATATCCTTGACAAAGAATTACAGTCAGGAGGAAGGAAATGCTCagcaggaagaggaagaaaagaaggaaaaaaaagggtag